The genomic DNA CATGTGGGTGCGGACGAAGCCGATGTTCACCCGGTCAATGTAATTGACGATGAACATGATCACGAAAAGCGGCAGGACGTGGCGTTTCACTTTCGAGATGGCGCAGGCGAGCGTTGAATCAACGGCCTCATTCATCCCGGAGACGGAGGTTTTCACTTGGTTTTCTCCCACTGATTATTTTTATGCGGGGTACGGCGCTTACTGCGTTGTTGATAGACATCATACAACCTGATTTTTTTGTCCTACAAGTGGGTAGAGCTGATTATTTTCTGTAGATGGGCTTTTTTTCATAGTTTCCTGCGGGCCTATTCAATGAGTGCTGGGTATTTAGGCGGTCATGAACCGTTTGTGCTGCCCAGCAGACATTGCTGATGATGGAAGGATGAAGGCCCTGACATCCACCGATTTTCGTGTTGTCATACAAGCTGGTGGCTGATCAAGCGCCAAATCGTTCGACTCCGTCGCCCGTCGCAATGCTACGATCGGCAAGTCTCGACAGCGGAATAAACCATGCAAGAAGACCTCGACGCCCCCGCCCGCAAACGCTCGCACAACCTGGCCCACGACCTGGTGGAAAAACTCACGCAGAGCATCCTGCTGGGGCAGCTATCACCCGGCGACAAGCTGCCGTCGGAGAATTCCATCGTTCAGGAGCACGGTGTCAGCCGCACGGTGGTGCGCGAGGCGATTTCCAAGTTGCAGGCGTCGGGGTTGGTGGAGACACGTCACGGTATCGGCACGTTTGTGATTGAGCGGGCGCCGGAGCAGGGGCTACGGCTGAATGTCGATACGGCGCTGGGGGTGCGCAGCATTCTCGAGTTGCGCATGGGCCTGGAGACGCAAGCAGCGGCGCTGGCGGCGCAACGGCGTACCGAACAGCAATTGCTGCAGATGCGTCAGGCACTGGATGACTATCAACGCCTGCTGGCCAACAACGACAGCTGCGTCGAGGCCGATCGACGCTTTCATCTGCTGATCGCCGAGGCCACCGGCAATGTCTGTTTCAGCGAGATCATGCAGCACCTGGGCAGTGCGATGATTCCACGCACCCGGGTCAACGCGGTCGAACGCGGGGCGGCGGATTTGACCAAGCTGGGGCAACTGGCCAATCTGGAGCACGAGGCGATTCTGAATGCGATCAAGCGTCAGGATGCGGATGCGGCGCGTGCTGCCATGTGGCTGCATTTGACCAACAGCCGAGATCGATTCAGTGCGCAGGGCTGATCGCCGTTGGTCTGGTCGATAGCACGCTGCGCGCACGCTCGCTTCCAAGTTGTATGGCCCGGGTATTCCGGACCTCCTTGGTGAGGTGCGTCATGGCTAATGATTTGCTGTTTCAGGGTGGTGTGTTGCCTACCGACCCAACCCGCCCGATGCCGGGCACGGATGAGCCAACGCTGGCGGATCACGATGCGCCGCCGGGGATGAGCCCCGGGCATGATCCTCTGAGTGATGCTGAGCGGCCGGATGACTGGAAGGATCCGCCAGCGGCTGACGACGTGCCACCGGCGGATGAGCCGACGCCGTTGTCGGATGATCGGCGCTGACAGGCATTGGATGGATGTGTTGGCTGTCCTGGCCTCTTCGCGAGCAAGCCCGCTCCCACACTGGATTCAGATACGACACAAATCCAATGTGGGAGCGGGCTTGCTCGCGAAGGCGGCCTCAGCCCAAATCCCGCATCAACAACCCGAACCGCAAATCCACCGCATCCGGAATCGGCAAGTAAACCGTATGCCCATCCCCCGGCGCCACCTCGATCGCTTCGCCCTTGAGGTTCTGCAAGTCATGCAGGTCAAAGTGGAAATTGCCCTTGGGCGTCATCAACTCCAGATGATCACCCAGGGCAAAGCGGTTCTTCACCTTGACCTCGGCCAAGCGATCGCGCCGCTCGCCGGTCAACTCGCCGACAAACTGCTGACGCTCCGACACCGAGCTGCCGTTCAAGTAGTTCTGGTACTCGTCATGTACATGACGGCGCAGAAAGCCTTCGGTGTAACCGCGTTGGGCCAGTGATTCGAGATCAGTCATCAGGCTGCGATCAAACTCCCGTCCCGCCACCGCATCATCAATCGCCCGGCGATACACTTGGGTGGTACGTGCGCAATAGAAGTGCGATTTGGTCCGGCCCTCGATCTTCAATGAATGCACGCCCATCCGGGTCAGGTGTTCGACATGCTGCACCGCGCGCAGATCCTTGGCATTCATGATGTAGGTGCCGTGTTCGTCCTCGAAGGCCGGCATCAACTCTTCGGGGCGGTTGGCTTCCTGCAGCAGGAACACTTGATCGGTCGGGGCGCCGATGCCCAGGGTCGGTTCGGGCTGGAATGTCTGAACGATCTCGCCGAGCTGGTTTTCCGTGGCCTCTTGCGCCGAGTATTTCCAGCGGCAGGCGTTGGTGCAGGTGCCCTGATTGGCATCGCGCTTGTTCATATAACCCGACAGCAGACAGCGCCCGGAGTAGGCCATGCACAGTGCGCCGTGAACGAACACTTCCAGCTCCATGCCCGGTACTTGCTCGCGGATCTCGCCGATCTCCTCCAGCGACAGTTCGCGCGACAGGATGATCCGGCTCAGGCCTTGTTGTTGCCAGAACTCGACGCTCGCCCAGTTCACCGTGTTGGCCTGCACCGAGAGGTGGATCGGCATCTGCGGGAAATGCCGGCGCACCAGCATGATCAACCCCGGGTCGGACATGATCAGCGCGTCCGGTGCCATCTCGATCACCGGTGCCAGGTCCTTGAGGAAGGTCTTCAGTTTGGCGTTGTGAGGGGCGATGTTGACCACCACGTAGAACCGCTTGCCCTGCGCCTGTGCCTCGCGAATGCCCAGCGCCAGATTGGCGTGGTCGAACTCGTTGTTGCGCACTCGCAGGCTGTAGCGCGGCTGACCGGCGTAGACCGCATCGGCGCCATAAGCGAAGGCGTAACGCATGTTTTTCAAAGTGCCTGCGGGGGCAAGCAGTTCGGGGGTGGCGAGGGTGGTGGTGGGGATCATGGCGGCATCGGTCGCAAAAGCGCGGCAGCGTAGTGAGATTGCCAGCCGGCTTTATTGATCTGGATCTACGTTTGGGTGGTTTGAGGTTGATCCGTGTAGAAACCGGCAATGTCGTTACCGCCGCGCAAATCGTGCAATTGCTCGTTCGCTGTCTGGCTCGCGCCGATCCGCAACTATGCTCCATGAATAAAGATGGCACTCGCGCACGCTGCGGCGGACTAAGCACCGGGGCGTGCTTGACGCCTGAATGACATGGACCGGACATGAACGTAAAAAGTCTTCAATTCAAATCCCTGACGGTGCTGCTGGTGCTGGTCACGGTGGCCTTCATCTGGATTCTGCTGCCGTTCTACGGCGCGGTGTTCTGGGCGGTGATTCTCGGCATTCTGTTTGCGCCGATGCAGCGACGCTTGCAGGCGAAATTCGGCTGGCAACGCAACCTGACGGCGCTGTGTACGTTGGGTACCTGTCTGGTGATCGCGATTTTGCCGGTGATCATCCTCAGCGTGTTGCTGGTGCAGGAAGGCGCGACCGTCTACACCAATATCGAAAGCGGCAAGCTGGACATTGCAGCCTATCTGGCGCAGTTCAAACACAGCCTGCCGCAGTACTTTCAGCATTTGCTCGACCGCTTCGGCATGGGTGAACTCAACGGGGTCCGCGAAAAAATCGTCAAAGCGGCGATGCAGGGCAGTCAGGTGCTGGCGAGCCAGGCGTTCAGTTTTGGCCAGGGTACGTTCGAGTTTGTGGTGAGTTTTTTCATCATGCTGTATCTGCTGTTTTTCTTTCTGCGCGACGGTGCGGAACTGGCGCGCAAGGTGCGCACCGCCGTACCGCTGGAGGAGAACCACAAGCGCCGTTTGCAACTGAAGTTCAACCGGGTGGTACGGGCGACGGTCAAGGGCAACCTGGTCGTGGCGATCACGCAGGGTGCTTTGGGTGGAGCGATTTTCTGGTTTCTCGACATCCCCAGCGCGTTGCTGTGGGCGGTGTTGATGGCGTTTCTGTCGCTGTTGCCGGCGGTGGGTGCGGGGATTGTCTGGGCGCCGGTCGCGGTCTACTTCCTGCTCAGCGGGATGATCTGGCAGGGCGTGGTGCTGGGCTTGTTCGGGGTGTTTGTGATCGGCCTGGTGGACAACGTGCTGCGCCCGATTCTGGTGGGCAAGGACACGCGCATGCCCGATTACATGATCCTGATCTCGACTCTCGGCGGGCTGGCGGTGTTCGGCCTCAACGGGTTTGTGATCGGGCCGCTGATCGCTGCGCTGTTCATGTCCAGCTGGGCGCTGTTCGTCGAGACCAAGCCCAAGGTGCAACTGCCCTAGGCGTGAAACGGCGCACTGATGAACTGTTGCGACAAGGCCTGCGCCGCTGGCAGCGAGGTGAGGGGGCCGCTGATCGCCTCGCCGTCACGCACCACGTACCAACAGGCGAGCAATCCCAGCTCTCTGAGTGGTGCGGGAACGGCGCTGCCGATGACCGACATGATTTGAACCTGAGCCATGACACATACCTCCATCTAACGATGGGGCTACCTTAGGGATTCGTCGCTCTCAGGGACAATCAACGCTTTCGATAGTGGTCATTGATAACAGTGAGGGCTGTTTCAATCGACCACTTGATCGAGCATGTGCATGACTTCACGCTCATTGAGCAAGCCCTTGTGCACAAGGTTTTCCGCCAATAGCGAAAGAAACTTGGCGCAACGGTGGCCTTCAAGGTGCTTGAGTTCGGTCAGCGCGCTGTACACCTTGCTGGAGGTGCAGAGCCCGACGATGCGGTGCGGGTTTTGTGTAGGCATAGGGTCGTCCTTGTTGTTATCAACCTGTTGTTTACGGACGGATTCAGATTGCGGTTCCGTCATGACAAAAAGATGACCGTTTAATGTTTGGCCCCCAACGGTCAAATCCATCATGCCGACTTTAGCTGTTGAAACTGTCCTCGCAGCGACCTTGGCGAGGTTTTTTCAGACGCTGGCCGACCGACGGTCATAAAAAAGCCCCGCTCAATAGCGGGGCTCTGTCTTTCGGTTACCAGCGTGGGCCGCCGTAGTAGCCATGGGGTCGACCGTAATAGCCGCGAGGCGGGCCGTAGTAAACAGGGGCCGGCTGAACATAGACCGGTTGTTGCACATACACCGGCGCCGGCTGGTAGTAGACCGGTGGCGGCGGTTGCTGCACGTAGACCGGTTGCGGTTGAACGTAAACCGGCTGTTGCTGCACGTACACCGGCCGGTCCTGGTTGATCAGCGCCGAGCCGATGATGGCCGAGCCGACGATCGCGCCAAACACCGCAGGGCCTTGCCAGCCATGGCCACCACCGGCTTCTGCCTGGCCTGTGACAGCGAGTGCGCCAACCAGTAAGGCCATAATGGGGAGTTTACGAATCATGATAGTTCCTCGGTTCTTCGACCCGGCGTTCGGGCCTGCACCAGGCCCACAGTTGTCGCGGGGATACTTCTAAGACAGCAACATTTTGAAAAACAGCACGGCGGCTGGGTAAATTTTGTGTAAGGTCTGTACCGCCATCTTTACAGGCTCGCCAAGGCCGGGTGCAGACCGGCGATATGATCGAACAGAACCCGATGGCATGGCTAATCCCGTCCATCCGAAAGTGCGTTTGAAGGAGAAGTTTCATGCAGATGAACCCCAACAAAGACACCCACCTGTGCATGTCCCTTTCAGGGCGCCCAGGGAATTTCGGTCTGCGTTTTCATAACCATTTGTATGAGCAATTGGGCCTGAATTTCTACTACAAGGCCTTCCGCAGCCAGGACCTGAACGGCGCCGTCGGCGGGATCCGGGCGTTGGGCATTCGTGGTTGCGGTGTGTCGATGCCGTTCAAGGAAGACTGCATTGCGCTGGTCGATGAGCTGGATGCGTCGGCGGCAGCGATCCAGTCGATCAACACCATCGTCAATACCGACGGCCATCTCAAGGCTTACAACACTGATTACATCGCCATCGAGCAACTGCTGAAAACCCACGCAGTGCCCAAGGAATCGACCTTCGCCCTGCGTGGCAGCGGCGGCATGGCCAAAGCGGTGGCCAGTGCCTTGCGCGATGTTGGCTATAAAAACGGCTTGATTGTGGCCCGCAACGAGCGCGCCGGACGTGCGCTGGCGGATTCGCTGGGGTGTCGCTGGCAGGCTGAACTGGGCGATGAGCGCCCGCAGATGCTGATCAACGTGACGCCAGTGGGCATGGACGGCGGCCCGGAGGCGGGGCAACTGGCGTTCGAGCCTGAGGTGATACAAGCGGCTGAGACGGTGTTTGATGTCGTTGCGATTCCTTCGGAAACGCCCCTGATCGTGCGCGGTCGGGCCGAAGGCAAGCGAGTGATTACCGGGCTGGAAGTGATCGCGATCCAGGCGCTGGAGCAGTTTGTGCTGTACACCGGCGTGCGGCCGACCGAGGAGCAGTTTCAGGCGGCGGTGGCGTTTGCCCGCAGCTGATCAGCCAAGATTTTGTGGTGACAGTGTGGGCCTATTCGCGAGCAGGCTCGCTCCCACATTGAAATGCATTCCCCTGTAGGGGGGAGCCTGCTCGCGATGGCCGCGCCACGGTGTCCATTGCCTATACTGCCCGACCAGCAAGCACAGACTTGCCCACCCACAAAAAAACCGAGGTTCAGCATGCATCCGCCCATCCTCAACCTGCACCAGGTCGAACTCGAACCCCTGCCCGAAGCCTTGTCTCCCGAAGGTGAAACCGCCGCGCGTTATCAGCAGCGCACGGCCCGGATCGGCCAGCAGCTTGGCGCGCAGAAACTCGGTTATCGGTTGTACGCACTGCCGCCGGGGATGCGCGGCAGTCCGTTTCACAGTCATCGGGTCAATGAAGAGATGTTTTACGTAGTGGCCGGGGAGGGCGAGGTGCGTCTGGGCGCCGAGCGTTTCCCGATCCGCGCCGGCGATGTGATTGCCTGCCCGGCGGGCGGCCCGGAAAAGGCGCATCAGATCATCAATACCAGCGCCGCAGAATTGCGCTATCTGGCGGTCAGCACCCAGCAGCAGCCGGACATCTGCGAATACCCGGATTCGAACAAATACGCGGTGATGGACAACTTCAAGGTGGATGCCCAGGGCAATGCGTCAGGCTTTGTCGCGGTGGCGCGGCAGGCGGACGGGGTTGATTACTGGGACGGTGAATAGTGCATAGACCCCTTGTAGGAGTGAGCCTGCTCGCGATAGCGGTGTGTCATTCAAATAAGATGTGACTGACACACCGCTATCGCGAGCAGGCTCACTCCTACAAACAGTACGGGGGGTTATTCGAGACGGGCCAGGCGTTCTTCCAGCGCCGCAATCCGCGCCTCCAGCTCTTCGATGCGCTCCACAGAAACTGCGCCCCCCGCACCGCGTTCGCCTGGATGCTGCCGCGCCGCCAGAATCGCCTCGATATCCGCCGGATCACCCAGCGCATGGGTGTAACGATCTTCACGTTGCCCGGCCTGACGCGGAATCAGCACCGCCAGCCCGCGCGCAATCAGGCGCTCCAGCTGATGCATCACCTGCTCGGCATCTTCGAAGTCATGCATGCGCCCGCTGCGGGTCAGCAGTTCGTTGATCGTTTGTGGGCCGCGCAGAAACATCAATCCCGTCAGAATCACCTGCGCCGGCACCAGTTCCAGCGCCTTGTCGACCTTGTGCTCCCAGCGGTCGGCGCGACTGCCCATCACCAGTTTGGCAAAACCGCGACCTTCCAGTGCGCGCAGGCTTTGGCCGACCTGGCCCTGGGTCAGGTTCATCACCGGTTCGCGGCTGGTTTTCTGATTACAGGCGGTGACCAGCGCGTTGAGGGTCAATGGATAGGTTTCCGGGCTGGTCGCCTGTTTCTCGATCAGCGAGCCGAGGATACGGATTTCCGTGGCGTTGAGCCGTGGCTCGTCGAAGGTGGATTCTGGTTCAGTGGTCATCGCGCGTTCCCTCAGCAGTCGAAGGCGCCTAGCGTAATCCTTGCCAAACAAAAGGCAAGCCGTGTGGTCATCAAGCATGGCTATAATCGCCCCCACGTTCCACCCAGCCACTACCACGAGACTGCCATGACCATTTCCCTGTACGCCGCATCCGTCCCGGTTTTTCAACAAATGCTCAACGCTCTGAGCGATGTCTTGAAAAAGGCTGAAGCCCACGCCACCGAGAAAAACATCGACCCGAACGCCTTCCTGCAAGCGCGCCTGTACCCGGACATGTTCCCGCTGGTGCGTCAGGTGCAGATCGCCGTGGATTTCGCCAAAGGCGTTTCCTCGCGTCTGGCGGAAGTCGAAGTGCCGAAATACGACGACACTGAAACCACCTTCGCTGAGCTCCAAGCCCTGATCGCCAAGGTTCTGGCATTCATCGGCGAGATCAAACCCGAGCAAATCAACGGTAAGGAAGGCATCGAAATCGTCACCCGTCCGGGCACGCCGAAAGAGAAGCGCTTCAGCGGTCAGGCGTATCTGCTGACCTACGGTCTGCCGCAGTTCTTCTTCCACGTCACCACGACTTATGCGCTGTTGCGTCATAACGGTGTTGAAGTGGGCAAGCGCGATTACATGGGCGCGTTCTAAAACACCCGGCAACAAAAAAGCCCGACAAGGTTTGCGCCTTGGCGGGCTTTTTATTTTTCATTGTGGGAGCGAGCCTGCTCGCGAATACGGTGTGTCAGGCGACATCGATGTCCACTGATCCGCCCCCTTCGCGAGCAGGCTCGCTCCCACCGGGGCAGGCGGTTATGCGGCGCGTTGGGCCTTCTCTTCCTCACCCAGACAGGCTGCTGCGGTGAACAAAACATCCGTAGACGAGTTCAACGCCGTCTCCGCCGAATCCTGCAGCACACCAATAATGAAACCGACCGCCACCACCTGCATGGCAATCTCGCTCGGAATACCAAACAGGCTGCACGCCAGCGGAATCAGCAACAGCGAACCTCCGGCCACACCCGATGCACCGCACGCGCAGATCGCCGCAACGAGGCTGAGCAGGATCGCGGTCGGAATATCCACGGCAATGCCCAGGGTGTGCACCGCCGCCAGGGTCAGTACGGTGATGGTGATCGCCGCGCCGGCCATGTTGATGGTCGCGCCCAGCGGGATCGACACCGAATAAGTGTCTTCATGCAGGCCCAGACGCTTGCTCAGTTCCAGGTTGACCGGAATGTTCGCTGCCGAACTGCGGGTGAAAAATGCAGTAATACCGCTTTCACGCAGGCACTTCAGGGTCAGCGGGTACGGGTTGCGACGCAGCTTCCAGAACACGATCAGCGGGTTCATCACCAGCGCCACGAACAGCATGCAGCCCAGCAGCACGGCCAGCAGGTGCGCATAACCGATCAGCGCGCCAAAACCGGAAGTCGCCAGGGTCGAAGCCACCAGACCGAAAA from Pseudomonas baetica includes the following:
- a CDS encoding FadR/GntR family transcriptional regulator — its product is MQEDLDAPARKRSHNLAHDLVEKLTQSILLGQLSPGDKLPSENSIVQEHGVSRTVVREAISKLQASGLVETRHGIGTFVIERAPEQGLRLNVDTALGVRSILELRMGLETQAAALAAQRRTEQQLLQMRQALDDYQRLLANNDSCVEADRRFHLLIAEATGNVCFSEIMQHLGSAMIPRTRVNAVERGAADLTKLGQLANLEHEAILNAIKRQDADAARAAMWLHLTNSRDRFSAQG
- the yegQ gene encoding tRNA 5-hydroxyuridine modification protein YegQ, yielding MIPTTTLATPELLAPAGTLKNMRYAFAYGADAVYAGQPRYSLRVRNNEFDHANLALGIREAQAQGKRFYVVVNIAPHNAKLKTFLKDLAPVIEMAPDALIMSDPGLIMLVRRHFPQMPIHLSVQANTVNWASVEFWQQQGLSRIILSRELSLEEIGEIREQVPGMELEVFVHGALCMAYSGRCLLSGYMNKRDANQGTCTNACRWKYSAQEATENQLGEIVQTFQPEPTLGIGAPTDQVFLLQEANRPEELMPAFEDEHGTYIMNAKDLRAVQHVEHLTRMGVHSLKIEGRTKSHFYCARTTQVYRRAIDDAVAGREFDRSLMTDLESLAQRGYTEGFLRRHVHDEYQNYLNGSSVSERQQFVGELTGERRDRLAEVKVKNRFALGDHLELMTPKGNFHFDLHDLQNLKGEAIEVAPGDGHTVYLPIPDAVDLRFGLLMRDLG
- a CDS encoding AI-2E family transporter; the protein is MNVKSLQFKSLTVLLVLVTVAFIWILLPFYGAVFWAVILGILFAPMQRRLQAKFGWQRNLTALCTLGTCLVIAILPVIILSVLLVQEGATVYTNIESGKLDIAAYLAQFKHSLPQYFQHLLDRFGMGELNGVREKIVKAAMQGSQVLASQAFSFGQGTFEFVVSFFIMLYLLFFFLRDGAELARKVRTAVPLEENHKRRLQLKFNRVVRATVKGNLVVAITQGALGGAIFWFLDIPSALLWAVLMAFLSLLPAVGAGIVWAPVAVYFLLSGMIWQGVVLGLFGVFVIGLVDNVLRPILVGKDTRMPDYMILISTLGGLAVFGLNGFVIGPLIAALFMSSWALFVETKPKVQLP
- a CDS encoding shikimate 5-dehydrogenase, which produces MQMNPNKDTHLCMSLSGRPGNFGLRFHNHLYEQLGLNFYYKAFRSQDLNGAVGGIRALGIRGCGVSMPFKEDCIALVDELDASAAAIQSINTIVNTDGHLKAYNTDYIAIEQLLKTHAVPKESTFALRGSGGMAKAVASALRDVGYKNGLIVARNERAGRALADSLGCRWQAELGDERPQMLINVTPVGMDGGPEAGQLAFEPEVIQAAETVFDVVAIPSETPLIVRGRAEGKRVITGLEVIAIQALEQFVLYTGVRPTEEQFQAAVAFARS
- a CDS encoding cupin domain-containing protein, which gives rise to MHPPILNLHQVELEPLPEALSPEGETAARYQQRTARIGQQLGAQKLGYRLYALPPGMRGSPFHSHRVNEEMFYVVAGEGEVRLGAERFPIRAGDVIACPAGGPEKAHQIINTSAAELRYLAVSTQQQPDICEYPDSNKYAVMDNFKVDAQGNASGFVAVARQADGVDYWDGE
- a CDS encoding YceH family protein translates to MTTEPESTFDEPRLNATEIRILGSLIEKQATSPETYPLTLNALVTACNQKTSREPVMNLTQGQVGQSLRALEGRGFAKLVMGSRADRWEHKVDKALELVPAQVILTGLMFLRGPQTINELLTRSGRMHDFEDAEQVMHQLERLIARGLAVLIPRQAGQREDRYTHALGDPADIEAILAARQHPGERGAGGAVSVERIEELEARIAALEERLARLE
- a CDS encoding DUF1993 domain-containing protein, with translation MTISLYAASVPVFQQMLNALSDVLKKAEAHATEKNIDPNAFLQARLYPDMFPLVRQVQIAVDFAKGVSSRLAEVEVPKYDDTETTFAELQALIAKVLAFIGEIKPEQINGKEGIEIVTRPGTPKEKRFSGQAYLLTYGLPQFFFHVTTTYALLRHNGVEVGKRDYMGAF
- the sstT gene encoding serine/threonine transporter SstT yields the protein MTASSPSLLHRLKNLSLVTQILIGLIAGIALAMFAPDAAKASAFIGKVFVSALKAVAPILVFVLVMASIANHKHGQETHIRPILFLYLLGTFAAAVVAVVASMAFPSHLVLSTDNIAVTAPGGITEVLQSLLLSVVDNPVTALMNANFIGILAWAIGMGVAIRHAGDTTREVVGDLSNGVTLIVRVVIRFAPLGIFGLVASTLATSGFGALIGYAHLLAVLLGCMLFVALVMNPLIVFWKLRRNPYPLTLKCLRESGITAFFTRSSAANIPVNLELSKRLGLHEDTYSVSIPLGATINMAGAAITITVLTLAAVHTLGIAVDIPTAILLSLVAAICACGASGVAGGSLLLIPLACSLFGIPSEIAMQVVAVGFIIGVLQDSAETALNSSTDVLFTAAACLGEEEKAQRAA